Proteins from one Juglans microcarpa x Juglans regia isolate MS1-56 chromosome 1S, Jm3101_v1.0, whole genome shotgun sequence genomic window:
- the LOC121246404 gene encoding ACT domain-containing protein ACR9-like yields MFLSGGTLGRQLQLYKGKMFILTAVVQNGTEHFLSSTPNKLAAGYALPADWNSKLPGRVGIFCHLSASDMGIPCGDDVVLIQMSKRPDEPSVITVNCPDKAGLGCDLSRIILEFGLRITKGDFSKDGRWCYVVLWVVPHDSSLKVDWESLKTRLLSVCPSYLFSYYFNQQSNHPSPSPVYLLKIWCLDQTGSLHDVTKVLCKLELTIQRVKVMPTPDGKVLDLFFITDGMELLETKKRRDDVCEHLMAVLGNNFITSELQLAGPEYKQLEGLSSLPPAVAEELFSYKLSNGDISVLQALCPDMSTAEKATITVDNSLSPLHTLLQVRCVDQKGLVYDIMRTSKDFDIQTTYGRLSSSVKGFRNIDLFIQQNEKKILDPDSQTALCSRLKEEMLHPLRVIIANRGPDIELLVANPVESSGKGRPRVFYDVTFTLKALGVCIFSAEIVRHSTSDRQWEVYRFLLNETHEFPLASNRARIQIVDKVRKTLMGW; encoded by the exons ATGTTTCTATCTGGTGGGACCTTAGGCCGACAGCTTCAGCTTTATAAGGGCAAAATGTTTATTCTAACCGCTGTAGTACAGAACGGCACAGAACATTTCCTGTCCAGCACACCGAACAAACTCGCCGCAGGCTATGCCCTGCCCGCCGACTGGAATTCAAAACTTCCGGGGCGGGTTGGTATCTTTTGTCATTTATCAGCCTCAGATATGGGCATTCCCTGCGGCGACGACGTTGTCTTGATCCAAATGAGTAAGAGGCCCGACGAGCCCTCTGTCATTACGGTGAATTGCCCGGACAAGGCCGGGCTCGGGTGCGATCTCTCTAGAATAATCCTCGAGTTTGGTCTTCGTATTACCAAAGGAG ATTTTTCAAAGGATGGAAGATGGTGTTACGTGGTATTGTGGGTTGTTCCACATGATAGCTCCCTTAAAGTTGACTGGGAAAGCTTGAAAACCCGACTTCTATCTGTATGCCcttcttatttgttttcatattatttcaatcAGCAATCGAATCATCCCTCGCCATCCCCGGTATATCTGTTAAAGATTTGGTGCCTTGATCAAACAGGATCGTTACATG ATGTCACTAAGGTTCTCTGTAAGCTTGAACTTACAATTCAAAGGGTAAAAGTGATGCCAACCCCGGATGGGAAAGTTTTGGACCTGTTCTTTATCACAGACGGCAT GGAActgttagaaacaaaaaagaggCGTGATGATGTCTGTGAACATCTGATGGCTGTTCTAGgaaacaattttattactaGTGAACTTCAGCTGGCAGGGCCGGAGTACAAACAACTGGAGGGTTTGTCATCTCTTCCACCGGCAGTTGCTGAAGAACTATTTAGTTACAAGCTGTCAAACGGGGACATCAGTGTCTTGCAAGCTCTCTGCCCAGATATGTCAACGGCAGAGAAGGCAACTATTACAGTAGACAATTCATTGAGCCCATTGCATACTTTGCTTCAGGTACGATGTGTTGATCAAAAGGGCCTGGTTTACGACATAATGAGGACATCCAAGGACTTTGATATTCAG ACCACCTATGGCAGACTTTCTTCCAGTGTGAAAGGCTTCAGAAATATAGACCTATTTATCCAGCAAAATGAGAAGAAGATCCTGGATCCTGATAGTCAGACGGCATTGTGTTCTCGCTTAAAGGAGGAGATGCTTCATCCATTGCGGGTGATTATTGCCAACCGGGGCCCTGATATTGAACTCTTAGTTGCTAATCCAGTTGAGTCATCTGGGAAGGGAAGACCCCGCGTATTCTACGACGTCACATTCACTCTAAAAGCATTAGGAGTATGCATTTTTTCG GCTGAAATTGTAAGACATTCAACATCAGATCGCCAGTGGGAAGTGTACAGATTTCTCTTGAATGAAACACACGAATTCCCTTTGGCAAGCAATCGAGCAAGAATTCAGATTGTGGACAAAGTTAGAAAAACATTAATGGGCTGGTGA
- the LOC121246452 gene encoding enoyl-CoA delta isomerase 1, peroxisomal-like: MCTLEKRGKIFILTLTGAGEHRLNPMLLDEVQSALRRVRDESISSPSSALITTAQGNFFSNGYDLDWAGSSPSRSQLVISKLESLVADLISLPMPTIAAVSGHASAAGFILALSHDYILMRKDRGFLYMSELDINRIIPAWFVALIECKIGSPMTRRHLVLTAAKVTAKEAVEKGIIDSAHDSAEETVKAALRLGEELVGREWNGHVYAQIRMNLLSGVLDEIAKRRSSRSRM; this comes from the coding sequence ATGTGCACGTTGGAAAAAAGAGGCAAAATCTTCATCCTGACGCTAACGGGCGCAGGCGAACACCGCCTAAATCCCATGCTTCTTGATGAGGTCCAATCAGCTCTACGCCGAGTCCGAGACGAGTCCATCTCCTCCCCATCTTCGGCTTTAATCACCACCGCCCAAGGCAACTTCTTCTCCAATGGCTACGATCTTGACTGGGCCGGGTCCTCCCCATCTCGCTCCCAACTCGTGATCTCGAAACTCGAGTCACTTGTAGCCGATCTCATCTCTCTCCCCATGCCCACCATCGCAGCCGTCTCTGGCCACGCCTCAGCCGCCGGCTTCATCCTCGCTCTGAGCCACGACTACATCCTCATGCGGAAAGACCGAGGCTTCCTTTACATGAGCGAGCTCGACATTAATCGGATAATTCCCGCTTGGTTCGTGGCTCTGATTGAGTGCAAGATCGGCTCACCGATGACTCGGCGCCACTTGGTTTTAACAGCGGCTAAGGTAACGGCTAAGGAAGCCGTGGAGAAGGGGATTATCGACTCGGCACACGATAGCGCGGAGGAGACGGTCAAGGCTGCATTAAGGTTAGGGGAGGAGTTGGTTGGAAGGGAATGGAATGGACACGTGTACGCTCAGATTCGCATGAATCTGTTGTCTGGGGTCTTGGATGAGATCGCTAAGAGAAGAAGCAGTCGATCGCGAATGTAG
- the LOC121246425 gene encoding UDP-glucuronic acid decarboxylase 6-like, which translates to MAKEASNGDNHAASRPPPTPSPFRNSKFFQSNLRILVTGGAGFIGSHLVDKLMENEKNEVIVADNYFTGSKDNLKKWIGHPRFELIRHDVTEPLLVEVDQIYHLACPASPIFYKYNAVKTIKTNVIGTLNMLGLAKRVGARILLTSTSEVYGDPLVHPQEESYWGNVNPIGVRSCYDEGKRVAETLMFDYHRQHGIEIRIARIFNTYGPRMNIDDGRVVSNFIAQAIRGEPLTVQAPGTQTRSFCYVSDMVDGLIRLMEGENTGPINIGNPGEFTMTELAETVKELINPDVKISMVENTPDDPRQRKPNITKAKELLGWEPKIKLRDGLPLMEEDFRTRLGVPQKN; encoded by the exons ATGGCGAAGGAAGCTTCAAATGGAGACAACCATGCAGCTTCAAGACCACCGCCAACCCCATCTCCTTTTAGAAATTCTAAATTCTTTCAG TCCAATTTGAGAATTTTGGTCACTGGAGGAGCTGGATTCATCGGTTCTCACCTTGTGGACAAGTTaatggaaaatgaaaagaatgag GTGATTGTTGCGGATAACTACTTCACTGGCTCAAAGGACAACCTAAAGAAGTGGATTGGTCATCCAAGATTTGAGCTTATTCGTCATG ATGTCACCGAGCCATTGCTAGTAGAGGTTGATCAAATATATCATCTTGCTTGCCCTGCTTCCCCAATCTTCTACAAATACAATGCTGTGAAG actataaaaacaaatgtgaTTGGTACATTGAATATGCTGGGGCTTGCAAAGCGAGTGGGAGCAAG GATTTTGCTTACATCAACCTCAGAGGTGTATGGAGATCCCCTTGTGCATCCACAGGAGGAAAGCTATTGGGGAAATGTTAACCCAATAG GAGTGAGGAGTTGCTATGATGAGGGAAAGCGAGTTGCTGAAACTTTGATGTTTGATTATCATAGGCAGCATGGGATTG AGATTCGGATTGCTAGGATCTTTAACACGTATGGGCCTCGGATGAATATCGATGACGGACGTGTTGTCAGCAATTTTATAGCTCAAGCAATCCG TGGTGAGCCCTTGACTGTTCAGGCGCCTGGAACCCAAACAAGGAGTTTCTGTTACGTGTCTGATATG GTTGATGGCCTTATTCGTCTTATGGAAGGAGAGAACACTGGCCCAATCAATATAGGGAACCCAG GTGAATTTACAATGACTGAACTAGCTGAGACTGTGAAGGag CTTATCAACCCTGATGTGAAGATCTCAATGGTGGAGAACACACCAGATGATCCTCGCCAACGAAAGCCGAATATCACAAAGGCTAAGGAGCTGCTAGGATGGGAACCAAAGATCAAGTTGCGTGATGGTCTTCCCCTCATGGAGGAGGATTTCCGGACTAGGCTTGGAGTCCCCCAAAAGAATtga